A genomic window from Silene latifolia isolate original U9 population chromosome 11, ASM4854445v1, whole genome shotgun sequence includes:
- the LOC141614348 gene encoding protein FAR1-RELATED SEQUENCE 5-like, which produces MLIENFMQKKAMSPSFYFEFDVDDQSRITKLFWADPISIKNYALFGDAVSVDATYNFNQYKMVFVPFTGVDNHKGCVTFAAGLIRNENAESFSWLFQNFVTAMGDRYPITIITDQCKGIKKAVKGVFGDKTRHRLCMWHIMKKLPDKVGPSISQDTTFLQEINSVVWDVEITPEDFESKWNSIISSYELCDNKWLKKMFKHRALWIHAFIRDTYLGGILRTTSRSESENSFFGNFTNPHVTLVEFWMRFQTAMDAQRWKYSKVMADDKNCYPKLTTPLLLEKQASEFYTIVIFYIFQVEVQAACYTCGHLPSPNASGADDNISIIDREKDKEYKVDLSDNKFSCSCKMFERIGILCRHILWVLKDRGFDHIPKEYLALRWSKSATSHPLSTVVGKTVLADCVSIESRQNNISELWSEVFSAVSLVEDSEEHSDALFQWLRSFNEKLIISIKSGMSKDKKAEIEMLLGSKIPTEVTVLPPEKCKNKGSGKRITSNKEKAVLENAKPLRKCRACGEMSNHDSRNCPTRLP; this is translated from the coding sequence ATGTTAATAGAGAACTTCATGCAGAAAAAGGCTATGTCTCCATCTTTCTATTTTGAATTTGATGTGGACGATCAAAGCAGAATAACTAAGCTTTTCTGGGCAGATCcaatatcaattaaaaattaTGCCCTTTTTGGTGATGCTGTTTCTGTTGATGCCACTTATAActtcaaccaatataaaatggtgTTTGTCCCTTTCACGGGTGTTGATAACCATAAGGGTTGCGTTACTTTTGCAGCGGGTTTGATACGAAACGAAAATGCAGAATCATTTTCGTGGTTGTTTCAAAATTTTGTAACGGCTATGGGTGATCGCTATCCTATTACTATAATAACTGATCAATGTAAAGGCATTAAAAAAGCTGTTAAGGGTGTGTTTGGTGACAAAACACGCCACCGACTgtgtatgtggcatataatgaagaaGTTGCCTGACAAGGTTGGTCCATCGATTTCCCAAGACACAACTTTTTTGCAGGAAATTAACTCGGTTGTTTGGGATGTAGAAATCACTCCAGAAGATTTTGAATCGAAATGGAATTCGATAATTTCCTCATATGAGCTTTGTGATAACAAGTGGTTGAAGAAAATGTTTAAGCACCGTGCTCTTTGGATTCATGCTTTCATTAGAGACACATATTTGGGTGGGATTTTGCGCACAACATCAAGATCAGAGTCTGAAAATAGCTTCTTTGGAAACTTCACCAACCCACATGTCACACTTgtcgagttttggatgcgtttccaAACAGCAATGGATGCTCAGAGATGGAAATATTCTAAGGTAATGGCTGATGATAAGAACtgttatccaaaattgacaacCCCTCTCCTTTTAGAAAAGCAAGCTTCTGAGTTTTACACAATcgttatattttatattttccaagtAGAAGTCCAAGCAGCATGTTATACTTGTGGCCATTTACCATCACCAAATGCAAGTGGTGCGGATGATAATATTTCAATAATTGATCGTGAGAAAGACAAGGAATACAAAGTTGATTTAAGTGATAATAAGTTCTCTTGTTCTTGTAAGAtgtttgaaagaattgggatacTCTGTAGGCACATTTTATGGGTGTTGAAAGATAGGGGGTTTGATCATATACCTAAAGAGTATTTAGCACTGAGATGGAGCAAATCTGCAACCTCCCACCCTCTTTCTACTGTTGTTGGAAAAACTGTACTAGCTGATTGTGTGTCAATCGAAAGTCGCCAGAACAATATAAGTGAATTATGGTCGGAGGTATTTAGTGCAGTCTCACTTGTTGAGGATAGTGAGGAACATTCTGATGCGCTATTTCAATGGCTCCGGAGTTTCAATGAAAAGTTGATTATTTCAATTAAGTCgggaatgtcaaaagataagaaaGCTGAGATTGAGATGCTTCTTGGGTCAAAAATTCCAACTGAAGTTACTGTTTTACCACCAGAGAAGTGCAAGAATAAGGGATCGGGAAAGAGGATAACATCAAACAAGGAAAAGGCAGTCTTGGAAAATGCAAAGCCTCTGAGAAAATGTCGTGCTTGCGGTGAAATGAGTAACCATGATAGTAGAAATTGCCCGACTCGACTCCCTTGA